The Alphaproteobacteria bacterium genome contains a region encoding:
- a CDS encoding flagellar assembly protein FliX, whose product MRIQGTAAALAPTSSPTAKRAVSGTFSLEDGSAARAAAATSGTRSVGGIDALLALQGVEEPTERRRKAVKRGRTALDALDALKIGLLSGTFDTGALARLKSAAASLGEPSGDPALDAVLAEIELRAQVELAKIGMPQAGRQDAA is encoded by the coding sequence ATGCGAATCCAGGGAACCGCCGCCGCGCTCGCGCCCACGTCGTCACCGACAGCCAAGCGCGCTGTATCCGGCACCTTCAGCCTCGAGGACGGGAGCGCGGCCCGTGCCGCCGCCGCGACCTCGGGTACACGCAGTGTCGGCGGCATCGATGCGCTGCTGGCGCTGCAAGGCGTGGAGGAGCCGACCGAGCGGCGCCGCAAGGCGGTGAAGCGGGGACGCACCGCGCTCGATGCGCTCGACGCGCTCAAGATCGGCCTGCTCTCCGGGACGTTCGACACCGGCGCGCTCGCGCGGCTGAAGTCCGCCGCCGCCTCACTTGGGGAACCGAGCGGCGACCCCGCGCTCGATGCGGTGCTGGCCGAAATCGAGCTCCGCGCCCAGGTGGAACTGGCCAAGATCGGCATGCCGCAAGCCGGCCGCCAAGACGCTGCCTGA
- a CDS encoding flagellar basal body P-ring protein FlgI has product MGFVRTAIAALVALLAAATAADAASRIKDLASVEGVRQNQLIGYGLVVGLNGTGDTLNNIPFTKQSLQAMLERLGVNIRGQTLRTGNVAAVMVTANLPAFSTQGTRIDVTVSAMGDSKSLQGGTLLVTPLLGADGNVYAVAQGSLAIGGFSAEADAAKITRGVPTVGRISNGAIIEREIDFALNRLPNLRLALRNADFTTAKRIASAVNDFIGIPAAEPLDPSTVQLSIPKEYAGKVVALLTEIEQLQIETDLPAKIVIDERSGIIVLGRDVRVSTVAVAQGNLTVSISETPQVSQPAPFSQGRTVVVPRSKVGVTEDGKKLALVREGMSLQQLVDGLNALGIGPRDMIAILQAIKAAGAIQADIEVM; this is encoded by the coding sequence ATGGGGTTTGTCAGGACCGCCATCGCCGCGCTCGTGGCCCTGCTCGCCGCTGCGACCGCAGCCGATGCGGCCTCGCGCATCAAGGATCTCGCCAGCGTCGAGGGCGTGCGGCAAAACCAGCTGATCGGCTATGGCCTCGTCGTCGGGCTCAACGGCACCGGCGATACGCTGAACAACATCCCGTTCACCAAGCAATCGCTGCAGGCGATGCTGGAACGCCTCGGCGTCAACATCCGCGGCCAGACGCTGCGCACCGGCAATGTCGCGGCCGTCATGGTGACGGCGAACCTGCCGGCCTTTTCGACGCAGGGAACACGCATCGACGTCACCGTCTCGGCGATGGGCGACTCGAAGAGCCTGCAGGGCGGCACGCTGCTGGTCACGCCGCTGCTCGGCGCCGACGGCAATGTCTACGCGGTCGCGCAAGGCTCGCTCGCGATCGGCGGATTCTCGGCCGAGGCCGACGCAGCAAAGATCACGCGCGGCGTACCCACGGTTGGCCGCATCTCGAACGGCGCGATCATCGAGCGCGAGATCGACTTCGCGCTCAACCGTCTGCCGAACCTGCGGCTGGCGCTGCGCAATGCCGACTTCACCACCGCCAAGCGCATCGCCTCGGCGGTCAACGACTTCATCGGCATCCCGGCCGCCGAGCCGCTCGATCCCTCGACCGTGCAGCTCTCGATCCCGAAAGAATATGCCGGCAAGGTCGTGGCGCTGCTGACCGAAATCGAACAGCTGCAGATCGAAACCGACCTGCCGGCCAAGATCGTCATCGACGAGCGCTCCGGAATCATCGTGCTCGGCCGGGACGTGCGCGTCTCCACGGTGGCGGTCGCGCAAGGCAATCTCACGGTGAGCATCAGCGAGACGCCGCAGGTCAGCCAGCCCGCCCCATTCTCGCAGGGCCGGACGGTCGTCGTTCCCCGCAGCAAGGTGGGGGTCACCGAGGACGGCAAGAAGCTTGCGCTGGTCCGCGAGGGCATGTCGCTGCAGCAGCTCGTCGACGGGCTCAATGCGCTCGGCATCGGACCGCGCGACATGATCGCGATCCTGCAGGCGATCAAGGCTGCGGGCGCGATCCAGGCCGACATCGAGGTGATGTGA
- the flgJ gene encoding flagellar assembly peptidoglycan hydrolase FlgJ, whose product MASISPLSVGATPVGANAAYGIGPSVAATVRAGGAMTNPKARAAAEDFEAVFLNSMFSQMMTGIGGEGPFGGSQATGVWRSFLTNEYSKAFAKSGGIGLAKSVYDSLMAQQEVRSK is encoded by the coding sequence ATGGCCTCGATCAGCCCGCTCAGCGTCGGTGCGACGCCGGTCGGCGCGAACGCCGCCTACGGCATCGGCCCGTCCGTCGCCGCGACGGTGCGCGCCGGCGGCGCCATGACCAACCCGAAGGCGCGCGCCGCGGCCGAGGATTTCGAGGCGGTGTTCCTCAATTCGATGTTCAGCCAGATGATGACCGGCATCGGCGGCGAAGGTCCCTTCGGCGGCAGCCAGGCGACCGGCGTGTGGCGCTCCTTCCTCACCAATGAATATTCCAAGGCATTCGCCAAGTCGGGCGGAATCGGGTTGGCCAAATCCGTCTACGACTCGCTGATGGCGCAGCAAGAGGTGCGATCCAAATGA